Within the Arachis duranensis cultivar V14167 chromosome 10, aradu.V14167.gnm2.J7QH, whole genome shotgun sequence genome, the region TTGATATGGCTTTTGTACCTTTCCTCACATAACCAGCATCTTGTTTTTGGTTATTACATAAGAACaagttttttaattgatttttggtCAAATTCCATAACAGTAATAGTGGTGCAAGAGAGTTGATTTTGTCCAAGAGCATCTAAGAATTTCTCATGGTATCAAGGATTCAAAGATAGTGCCGTTTATACTCTGTACTTCTGTACTATTGACACCCTTGATTCATCTTGTGCTTTTAGGTCTCAGGAAAAGATTCCGATGGAATCGGAGACGAACTGCGTCGACAGGGTGATTGCGAACCTTATGTTCAACAAGATAGAGTATAACATGCATGGTCTTCCTATGATGACATCAACCGTAAGCTCCGAGCAAGAAGTGACTGACAGCAATGCTATATACACTAAAAACTCAAAAGCCTCAAATCCTGCGCAGAAATTTCACTATCCCAACCAACAAAAACTACCAGGAGACAGCGAGGTTCCGTGGTTTGAAATAAGTAACCAACAGAAAGACATGAGTTCACATATTGAATTTGGAAATCCTGTGAAGAAGTCTTTCATGCTAGAGTTTGGTTAGATGATGTGATTGGTAGCTGTAGGGAAGTAGCTATACCAAAAAGAagagaggaaaaaaagaaaagaaaaaccaagtTCATGTAATTATTCAGTCCTACTATTACAGTTTATGCAATAtgcatgtgtatatatatgcctTTGCATTATACCATAATTATCtgtattatttagttttattcaaTGCTTGCTGTGCCCAACCAGCTCAGTTTTGTTTTCTTGGAATGTAAATGCTTGAATTGATCAAATTTGTTGCTTCAGATTTACAGTTGATATGAATGCAATATATATTGGAAAATTGTATTCTTAAATATTATCCTCaaattaagatttaattttacaatgagaaaaaaaataaggccCTCAAATAAGTACGGGTTGGAACTTGGtaaaaattgatgaaaaatcAGCTTAATTACATACTGATTTTTCAATATGAAGTCAAGTCAAaagaaattttcaatttttataaaaggATTTTTTTAAGGAGAGAAATTTgtaattgataaattttatgtataaaaattgaattcctaagttttaattaaattaaattagtattttaaattaattaatgtgtATTATGGTAGTCTCTAATTCAATAAAAAGTTGTGGTAAAAATATATTGATTCATATTAGTTAATTTGAAGGGGGTAATTTgatcaaattgaaaattttgaaatttatttgacTCGTGTATAAATTCGGAAGTACCAATTTgatcatttattaaatttataataatgatgatatattctaaataatatattttatatttatatatttgatttgatttgattcggTTCTAATTCTGTTCTACCATGTTGGGTTTTTAAATTTCTGAGCCAATTGCTTAAACCGGTCTGGTTTACAAAACCGGAAAAAGTACTTCTCGCATTATTGACCCAATGAGTCAATGACCCTTCTTTTGAATACCCTTTTATTCATTCccaaaaatagtttaaaaaaaaaaagcaaagggTATCGAAGAAGTGCAGAGCAAGGTCCAGTAACGACGCCGTTCCTGTGTGAGTGTTTTTCCCTCATTGCGTATTCTGTTGTTCTTAACTTCAGAAATTTTTCGCTGTTAGAATGTTTTCTACtcttgatttgatttaatttattgtgGTTTATTGTTTTGGTGTATGAATGATTATTATTCATCGCGTCGCTGATTCCGCGTTGTGTGCGACTGTTTTCATACCTAAATATTTCGAACAATTTGAGCTGATTTAATAAGATTGTATGTAAACGGAAGGGGTGAATACTATTATCCAGAATCTTCTATCTGGTAGAGTTGAAACTGAGAAAAATCTCGTTTCATTTGGAAATCTTCCTTACTGTGTTTATACTTTATAGGGTGGCACATGTGACTATGAATACTAATACTTGGTATTTTCTATGTCTAGACGGAAGCAATTTGCGTTCTGTTTATTTGATATCTATTCTTTACTTTCTTGAATAGTGTTTCTAAGATCGAAATATACAGATAGTAGATACATAAACTTGAGTTACTTTAATCATAATCAGCAATGAATGTTAGAAAACATGCTTGCTTAGTTTTATTTAGCTGAAACAACAATTTCCTTCTTTAGTCATGTTTGTTTTTGCTAGTGTGAACCAATGCGCACCCGTATTTGTTGACGAAGCTGATATAATTGCTTCTTTTGTTAGTGCAGAGAATGTTTAAGAACACTTTCCAATCTGGATTTCTCTCCATCTTATACAGCCTTGGGTATGTTGTGTTTTTTGAGTCTACATGATTTGACTTTTGAATATTTACTATAAAAATGGTGAGACTGTAACTCTATTggttccttattttatttttaggagCAAACCTTTGCAGATATGGGACAAAGAAGGTATGTGCCTTCTGTTACTGTTATTGTGTAACTGTATAAAGTGGTTGGTCATATTTGGATtggtttatattaaaattatataacctTGCATTTTATAAGAAATATGTTGGTCAACTAGGGTCGTACCTTTCTATCATTATTTAactatttgagttgtgaaagaATTTATGTGAACTAAGTGCACATGGAAGGAATGGATTTTGGCATTTCCATTATGTGCAATGTGGTGAAGGAGAATTATTCTgttcttagtttaatttgtCAACTTACTGTGTGTCTCATTGAACTGAAAACCTTTGCatcctaattctaattctaattcATGTATCTGcttttagtttaaatttgtgCCTCTGAGGAAAACTCCTGCTTTTTCAGATTATTATGCCCACAATATGTCGTAACTGTTGAAGATTATAATCCAAACTTGTGATGTGGATTTGTGAGATTTTGTAATCTCTAACTTCACTTGTGACTGTTGAATACTTGAATATAGTATGGTAGGAACAGATTCTAAGTAGTTTACAACAGACAGAGGAAGAAAACTTAGTGGCTGCAGCTGTGTTTGTTAGAAAGAGAGGGAGGAAATGGCGGGAAACACTGCTAAAATGTCACTTAGGAGTAAGAGTGATATAATGAGAGTGGGAAGTTTCTGTGTTGTCTAATCATTTGTTTCAGCTTGTAATAGAGAGAAAGGCTCTCATTCCTCAGAGTTAGAATTTCCCCAATTGTACATTCTAGTGCTCTTGGCGCATTGCCAAGGAATAGGATCCCTAATCTCTTTCCCATTGCTGATACCTCTTCTAACACAGTATTTTAGTAACTATAGAAGTTCttagttttttaattataaaagttgAGTCTGTTGAaaacaaacaataaaatatttgcCAATGATTTTAGGTTTGTGTATGGAAATGAAATCTGTTTCAACCTGCTAATTATTATATCAACTTGGCTTTCCAAGGTGAATATGATGTATGACTAATTTTGTCGTGGACCGTTTTATAGTTGTGAATGGACATATAAAGCGACCACAGGATGAAGACATACAATCAAATGTGCTGGAAATAGTTGGATCAAATATTCAGTCGACATACATTACATGCCCAGCTGACCCAGCTGCAACACTTGGCATAAAACTTCCATTCCTTGTTATGATTGTGAAGAATCTAAAGAAGTATTTCACTTTTGAGATTCAAATTTTGGACGATAAGAATGTCAGAAGACGATTTCGAGCATCTAATTTCCAAGTGTGTAAGTCTGCCCCTGTTTGCATTGTATGGGTTTCTTGAAAATCTCTTGGCCATTTATTTATTCAATGTCCATTTTACGTATGAGTACTCTATTATTTGACAGAAATTCTGGCTAAAATCTTGGTTTGCCTTGTCTAAATCCAATTGTGGAAGTACATTGTACAAAAAAGTTCCACTAGTTTGAATAATTCTGCagcataaaattataatattatttaatgtaGAACTTGTTTATGGCCCACAACACTTGTTGCAACTCTGCCCAGTTTGATGAATGTGCaatttgacattttttttttctcttttctaatttattgatattattatgaGGTAAAATGTTACACTTTTGGGTTTAAATATGTTTAGTCCCTAtaaaattgttttctttttctcttgtcATGTTAACATTCAATGGAGATAAATTGATGACAGGGAATGAAACCagacattttaaaatttctcatgatcaaaataaaaatattgacaaGGTTTCAGTTTATATTAGCTCTACATACTAGTTATGAAAATCTTGTAAGGACTTGTGTTGATTTTAAATGATTCAATAGCTTGCTAGAGGCAGTTATTTAGTACCAAGCGATCATTTTTAAGCtcaatgataatgatgatgttaattactactaaaaagatatatttgctTATTTATACTGTTGCATTTTCTTTGAAAGCAAATCTCAAGGTCACCGGTTTTCGGAAGTAAACACCTTTCATCTTCAAGCATAGATGCCTTGTTCTGTATGAATTACTGTTCAGCTATGCATCCCAAGTGATGAACTATTTTGTATGTTACAGGCTGTCACTAGAGTTAAGCCATACATTTGCACCATGCCGCTTAGAATGGATGATGGGTGGAATCAAATCCAGTTGAACTTAGCGGACTTCACGAAGAGAGCATATGGCACAAATTATATGGAGACCCTGCGGGTTCAAGTGCATGCAAACTGTCGCCTGAGAAGGATATATTTCTCCGATCGCTTGTATTCTGAAGAGGAACTACCACCAGAATTCAAATTGTACCTTCCGATGCAGGTTAGAGATGCCCCCCATGTGCAACCTTACATCTCTTCTTTCCATCTCATTTGATTCAGGCCTTATATCATTTTCTATTTGTCGTCTGCAGAAAGCATGAACAAGTCATAGCATGAGGAATTCAGAGCCTGAAGGCGAGcgatggattttttttttggaacacTATAATTGTTCTATTTCCCCTCTTTCTGTCAGAAATTAAGCAGTAGTTTGGTTCTGATGTATGGTGATTTATGCTTATATGTGATAGTATCTTGCTAAGAACACAATGATGAATGAGATGCAACTGGGATTGCATGAATAATGTACATTACATGGTTATATGAAAGCTGGCCTGTATGCTTTTCTAATGGCCCGTGTGTGATTCTAGGGTTTCATGAAATAGACGATCAAACACGTTGTTAGTGACATTTGTATAGGGCGAAAAAAAGTTTTGGCCTCTTATGGAATTCGACAAAAATGCTTGCAGATAAAGTTCAATTTCGAGTTCTTGAATCGATGCTTTGTCTCGTCTTGTATATGTATGATTGTTCCGGCAGGTTAGGCAGTGTGGGTTTTCAGCGGGATACTTTTCCGGTGGTTTAGGCCGGCCAACACCTTTAAACAGCTTTAAACAggcttaaatttatttattttttatcatacaagatattaatttaatttaatttagaagtATCATATGCTATAACTTATTTTACTTTCcacatatttatattatattacatGACACACCACTCCCATTAACATTATTGCCAAAATGAGTTAAATATATTGTTTATATTCCTGAAGAAGGGAGAGGAATGAGTGAAGTAGTGTTGATGAGGAAGCTGTTCTGCAACCAGTTGGTAGAAAAGCCCCATGACTCCGGTGTGACCTCGCGTGGTGCTGCTGTAGTGCTCCAGAGTTAATTTTGAGTAATGCTACACATCCAAGTCATTTTATGAACTAAGTCCAATCAAGTTAAACAATAAGATTTTGAATAATACTAGCCataactgatttttgttatgttaAACTAACTTTGTTGGGCTTGGTTAACAAAAAGATTCAGGGAAAAAGATTCTCTAAAAGTGATAAAGTAATACTTTAATCACCTTTGaatttgtaatatttattaTCTGTGAGTCCCACTATCTTAATTCAATGGTGATTaatgatgtatttttttttctctaaaatgacAATACAACTTTAGAGGATCCAGATCCAAAGACTTGGATGTCTAGcattattctttaatttttcgcCATCAATGATCTTTACAGAACCTGGTTTAGGATAACAAGTGATCATTCCTACAATGTAACCTGACTCATTTCCTGCATTATCCCCAGTTCCATAATTTGCCATTGAGGTACACGTAACCCTTCCACCCTGCACAAATCTCAGAACACAAGCTACACAACAATATACATTTAACTTCTTGATCAAGACATATATCAGCTTTCAAATTGCAAAACAAGGCCAAATTGTGCTTgaccaaaatatttttcacctATGATCCTAACTTGAAAATATCACACCGGATGATGAACAAAAAACAGAATTTAGAGGAAAGAATCATTATTCTTTACAGGTTGAAATAACAACTTTTCATATGAAGTCATGGCACTAGAAAGTAATTTCCACTGATTCCAcctgaatgaagaaatgaagaactTTTTCTATCATCTTATGCTGAAAAAATAAACAACTTCTTCTATGGTCACTCTTCATAAACAAGGACGAAGATGATGACTGGTACTAGGAAGTTACTGTCCCCAACCCATTTCCGGCCCATCCCCACCATTGTCCATAACTCTCTTGCCGATGACACCCAATTGAATTCTATTGCACCGTTTTGCCCCAAAGACATTTCCGGTTTAGCCACTGATCTCATCAAATCATATTTTGATAAGGGGTCCATTGAAGAAGCACGCATgctgtttgatgaaatgtcacATAGAGATGTTGTCACTTGGACTGCTATGATTACTGGCTACAATTCTTGCAACCACCATGGTCGTGCGTGGAACGTGTTCTGTGAGATGTTGAGATACGGGACGCGGTCTAACGAGTTCACCTTGTCTGCAGTTTTGAAGACATGTAAGGGGCTGAGTGCGCTTTTGTGTGGGAAGTTGGTTCATGGGTTGGCTATAAAGAATGGTACTCAAGGGTCATCCATATATGTTGATAATGCACTAATGGATGTGTATGCCACTTGCTGTAGTAGCATGGACAGTGCAAGAATGGTTTTTGAGAGTATCCTTAACAAGAATGCTGTCTCATGGACAACTTTGATAACTGGATATACTCATAGAGGAGATGCTTATGGTGGCCTTCGAGCTTTCCGCCAAATGCTTCTGGTAGGTTCCCACTTTTCTTCAACTTTTCTGGTTCCAAATCCATGTTTGTTTTACTCAAAACGATGGGTCTCATAGCAGCAAAAAAAACAATAGAGaacacatttttttttcttttcaacaaAATGTTAAATTGTGTATTCATATAATGGATGCTGTGAGATTTCTACCACTTTGTTCCATCCTACAAAACTCATGTATTCTGTTAAGATTAAGGCTCCTCTAAGGTGATAAACTAAGGAGGTAACCACAATCATTAACCATTTATTGATTAAGGGTAGGTAACCTCTAATTTTCTCATTTGCGAGATAAACTCACCTTAGAGGAACTTCAAGGAAAACATTAAAATTCTTGGTAGAGGCTAGCTCAGTATAATGGGGTTTTCATATTTCCTTGGTGATAAACAGGAGGAAGGAGAGCTGAGCCCCTTCAGCTTTTCAATTGCTGTTAGAGCTTGTGCATCTACTGGCTTGGGTAATTTGGGCAAGCAGGTACATGCTGCAGTGATTAATCATGGATTTGAGTCCAATCTTCCTGTCATGAATTCTATACTGGACATGTATTTCAAGTCTTGTTCAGCATGCGAGGCAAAGCAATTATTCTTTGAAATGAGTCAGAAAGATACTATCACATGGAATACCTTGATAGCTGGTTTTGAGACATTGGATCCTAAACAATCATTCTGCATCTTTTCTCAAATGGTATCTGAAGGTTTTAGTCCAAATTGCTTCACATTCACCAGTGTGGTAGCTGCATGTGGTAACTCAGCATTTCTGTATTGTGGGCAGCAGCTTCATGGGGGAATTTTTCGTAGAGGCTTCAATAACAACTTGGCATTATCCAATGCCCTTATTGACATGTATGGAAAGTGTGGAAACATAACAGATTCACATAAAATATTTAGCCAAATGCCATGCAAAAATCTGGTCTCCTGGACTTCCATGCTGATTGGATACGGGGCTCATGGGCATGGAAAAGAAGCTACTAAATTATTCAATGAGATGGTCAGATCAGGTATCAAACCTGATAGGATAGTGTTCATGGCAGTTCTGAGTGCTTGTAGCCATGCCGGACTAGTGGATGAGGGCCTGAGATATTTTAGACTATTGACAAGATTTTATAATGTTGCACCCGATCAAGAGATATATGGATGTGTAGTCGATTTGCTTGGGCGTGCTGGTAGAGTAAAGGAAGCCTATCAACTAATAGAGAATATGCCTTTTAAGCCGGATGAATCTATATGGGTTGCCCTTCTTGGGGCTTGTAAAGCTCATAAACAACGAAGTATAGGCAAACTGGCAGCTTCAAGGGTGTTGGAAATGAAGCCAAATAGAGCTGGAACTTATGtgcttttatcaaatttttttgctGCTGAAGGTAACTGGACTGGTGCTGCCTGGTTAAGGAAGCTTATGAGAggtattaaaaataagaaagaggcAGGGATGAGCTGGATTGAATTGAAAAACCAGGTTTACAGTTTTGTTGTTGGAGGTGAATTTGTTTCTTCAAACGAGCAGATTGTTGAAGTTTTGGAAGTATTGATTACGCATATGAAAGATTTTGGATATACACTTGACTTAGATTGCTTTGTACATGACCAAGAAAATGAGGTTTGAACACAAGCCATATGATTAATATGTCATTGCCGAATGTTCAGCTGTTCATAGCAGCTCATTTGGTTCAATTCTTGCTATCTCAATCAACTTGTTCATAAGAAACCGGAAAGAGTCCAGCATTTTACATGTTTTAGCGGAGAGAGTTGCTTCGATTAGTTCAGAAAATAGAAATCAACAGAAAATTAACTGGAAGAAGAGCAGGTTATCTTTTGATTAAGTTCTGTTCTTTCTTGCTCTCAGGGACGCAAGAATCATTTATTGGAAGAGAGAAGGCAAATAATggcaatgaattttgcatgagaTTTGTGAGCTAAGATGTTTGTATACTTAGAATCAAATGATATTTGATGCTGATCAAGAAAGATGAAAGAGGtagttattagttattactgAATAGGTATGACTGTCTCATTCTGATTGTGATTTGATGGGGAAATGAAATTAGGAATCACACTCCTTGTTTTATGCCATTCATACATGTATACAATGGGTAAAAAATACCGTTCTTGTTACGTGCATATTGC harbors:
- the LOC107472047 gene encoding putative pentatricopeptide repeat-containing protein At1g56570 — translated: MMTGTRKLLSPTHFRPIPTIVHNSLADDTQLNSIAPFCPKDISGLATDLIKSYFDKGSIEEARMLFDEMSHRDVVTWTAMITGYNSCNHHGRAWNVFCEMLRYGTRSNEFTLSAVLKTCKGLSALLCGKLVHGLAIKNGTQGSSIYVDNALMDVYATCCSSMDSARMVFESILNKNAVSWTTLITGYTHRGDAYGGLRAFRQMLLEEGELSPFSFSIAVRACASTGLGNLGKQVHAAVINHGFESNLPVMNSILDMYFKSCSACEAKQLFFEMSQKDTITWNTLIAGFETLDPKQSFCIFSQMVSEGFSPNCFTFTSVVAACGNSAFLYCGQQLHGGIFRRGFNNNLALSNALIDMYGKCGNITDSHKIFSQMPCKNLVSWTSMLIGYGAHGHGKEATKLFNEMVRSGIKPDRIVFMAVLSACSHAGLVDEGLRYFRLLTRFYNVAPDQEIYGCVVDLLGRAGRVKEAYQLIENMPFKPDESIWVALLGACKAHKQRSIGKLAASRVLEMKPNRAGTYVLLSNFFAAEGNWTGAAWLRKLMRGIKNKKEAGMSWIELKNQVYSFVVGGEFVSSNEQIVEVLEVLITHMKDFGYTLDLDCFVHDQENEV
- the LOC107471996 gene encoding uncharacterized protein LOC107471996, whose product is MFKNTFQSGFLSILYSLGSKPLQIWDKEVVNGHIKRPQDEDIQSNVLEIVGSNIQSTYITCPADPAATLGIKLPFLVMIVKNLKKYFTFEIQILDDKNVRRRFRASNFQAVTRVKPYICTMPLRMDDGWNQIQLNLADFTKRAYGTNYMETLRVQVHANCRLRRIYFSDRLYSEEELPPEFKLYLPMQKA